The following are from one region of the Remersonia thermophila strain ATCC 22073 chromosome 6, whole genome shotgun sequence genome:
- a CDS encoding mitochondrial 54S ribosomal protein bL28m, whose translation MSPTLALQGGCLRAARRAPGLAHLLAPASAATMTARIAPPRTADLPTIPRSFATSAASRYKQPGVPGSDLPIPSVSGKIPEMPPYPYGPRQVYHQSNKGLYGSSRIQFGNHVSEKHSVKARRTWRPNVHRKRLWSESLGVFVTTRVTTRVLRTIDKVGGLDEYLLGRKPQRVKDLGPWGWRLRWRIMQTPAVQERLNRERVALGLPPKDYDAFRRDAEQPLPDGTPAGETLMVETDKMLADESEFQLTADEGEAAEAAKDDFMKEEKPAR comes from the coding sequence ATGTCCCCAACGCTCGCCCTCCAGGGCGGCTGCCTCCGggccgctcggcgagctcccgGCCTTGCTCACCTCCTCGCTCCCGCTTCGGCCGCGAccatgacggcgaggatAGCGCCGCCCCGCACCGCCGACCTGCCCACAATACCTCGCAGCTTTGCAACCTCAGCAGCGTCGCGATACAAGCAGCCCGGGGTGCCCGGGTCCGacctccccatcccctccgTTTCGGGCAAGATCCCGGAAATGCCTCCCTACCCTTACGGCCCGCGCCAGGTCTACCACCAGTCCAACAAGGGCCTCTACGGCTCGTCGCGCATCCAGTTTGGCAACCACGTCTCGGAAAAGCACAGCGTCAAGGCCCGCCGCACGTGGCGGCCCAACGTGCACCGCAAGCGCCTCTGGTCCGAGTCgctcggcgtcttcgtcACGACCCGTGTCACCACCCGCGTGCTCCGCACCATCGAcaaggtcggcggcctcgacgagtaCCTGCTCGGCCGCAAGCCCCAGCGCGTCAAGGACCTGGGACCCTGGGGGTGGCGCCTGCGCTGGCGCATCATGCAGACCCCGGCCGTGCAAGAGCGGCTCAAccgcgagcgcgtcgcccttggcctgcCCCCCAAGGACTATGACGCGTTCCGCAGGGACGCCGAGCAACCGTTGCCCGACGGCACGCCCGCGGGCGAGACGCTGATGGTCGAGACGGACAAgatgctggccgacgagtcCGAGTTCCAGCTGacggcggacgagggcgaggctgcagaggcggccaaggatgACTTTATGAAGGAGGAAAAGCCCGCGCGGTAA